CCACTTATTGCGCAGGTTGCAATGTCGCCGCTGGCCAGATGTTGCGGCAATTTACTAACTTTATTGCAACACACATGAAATGTAGAGCCTTATGCAGGTTTTTTTTGTGACGGCTCTGAACATTCCAGTGACAACGCGAAAGGTTTATGTTTAAGCAACGCTGAAATCTTCTCGACGGGTTGTGGACGGGCAAACAGGAAACCTTGTAAAAAAGCACAGCCCATATTGGTGAGCAATGCATGTTGTTCTGCCGTTTCGATTCCTTCGGCGACCACACGCATATTCATCGAGTGGGCAATGTCGATTATCGTCGAGACAATTTTCACGTTGCGGCTATTTTCGCGAATATCTTTCACAAAACTTTTATCAATTTTGAGTTCAGTGGCAGGCAATTTTTTCAGCATCAACATATTGGAATAACCGGTACCAAAATCATCAATCGCCACCGTGATCCCCAACTGCGCAAACTGGGTCAGCAGATGAACGCTACGCTCAAGGTTTTTCAGCGCGGTGTTCTCGGTGATTTCCAGTGTCAGGCGCGTCGGGTCGACACGGTAACGGGTCAAGGCATCAGTGACCTGTTCATAAATATCATGCTGTTCAAACTGGCTGGGCGAGAGGTTAATCGCCAATGTCAGGTGGGGAAAACCCTGGGTATTCCAGTAATGTAACTGGCGACAGGCAGATTCGATCACCCACTGACCAACAGAGAGAATCAGTCCGGTTTTTTCCAGCATCGGCAGAAACGTTGCCGGCTGCAAAACTCCCTGCTGCGGGTGACGCCAGCGCAGCAGGGCTTCAAATCCGGCAAGGGTTTGTTCGGGCGCGGTATATTGCGGCTGATACCAGAGTTCAAACTGATTACGCGTCAGCGCCTGCGATAAATCCTGCAAGAACTGTGGCGCATCGGCGGTTTTCTGCGCCATTCCGGCGTGATAAATCGCCCAGCCATTGCGACCTTCCTGCTTAACGCTGTACATGGCGGTATCGGCTTTCAGCTTCAGCTCATGGGCGTTTTCACCGTGCTCAGGATAAAAACTCACCCCGGCGCTAAGCGATACATTGATGACATGGCTTAATTCATAAAAAGGGTGCTGAATGGTCGCGATCAGGCGGCGAATCAGGGCGTCAACTTCTTCCTCGCTGGTCTGCGGCACCAGCAGCGTAAATTCGTCACCACCGAGCCTGGCCAGCGACATTTTGTCATTAATACAGGCGGAAAGCCGTTCTGCCACCACGACCAGCAACCGGTCGCCAATATGGTGTCCCCAGGCATCATTCACCAGCTTGAAGCGATCCAGATCCATATAAATCAGCGCGAAGGTCGTCTGCTCTTCCGCTGCGCGATTCAGGCAGGAGTCCAGCAAAATATCGAGCTGAATACGGTTTGCCAGCCCGGTGAGGGGATCATAATGCGCCTGTTTCTCCAGTTGCAGGTTTAGCTGACGCAGACTATCGGTCAGGCGTGCTGTCCGCAATTGTGAATCGATCATCGAGATAAAAAGCATGATGCCAAAAATCACCAGCGTTGTAGTGGCGACCCACAGTGACAGCCCTTGCTCGCCGACGCCGCGGCTCATGATATGTATGGCATCGCTACGCACGATAATGCCGAGCCCATCATTACTGAAGGTCGCGGCGCTCATGCCGGTATAGTGCATGGCGCAAATGGCAATGCCCATCACCAGCGAGGCAAAAACGCGATTAATAAAGACGCCGTGCGTATTTTGCCGCAGGCTGAACGCCAGCCACAGCGCGACCCAGGCGCTGGCGATGGCAATCACGATCGACAGCGCCACCAGCGGGATATTCCAGTAAATGCTGACGAAGCTCATCATCGCTGCCATGCCGATATAATGCATCGACACCACGCCGCTGCCGAGGACAAGGGTGGCGAAAATCAGGCGCTTTATCGGCAAGGTATGGCTGCTGACGGCGATATTGAGCGACAGCGTCGAGGCCAGTAAAGCAATAACAAATGAGAGGATGGTTAATTCAAAATCATAATGCATCATTATCGGCATTTTCATCGCTAGCATACCGACAAAGTGCATTGACCAGATGCCCATGCCCAATGTGGCTCCACCAGAAATCCGCCAGAACAGGGCGCTACGAGGTTCTGAGTTCAGCACTTTACCTGCACTATCGAGTGCGACAAATGAGGCAATGAATGCCACCAAAAAAGAGATGCCGACCAGAATAGGGTCCCACGAAACATAAAGCATATGTCATCCACGCAGGCAAAAGAGTTGATATGTAATCCTGGCACTAATTTTAGCAAGTAACCTGATGAATTTAATGGTTGCGCTGAGTTTATTATTGCGAGGACAAATTAATAAACATGGAGCATCTTTTATTTATCGACATTAACAGCAGGAACTTAAAAAAAGTGGATGATTTAAGCGAGGCTAAAACTAAATTAAGAAGGAAATATGCTGTGAGGCTCACTGAGTGAGGCTGTTTTTTATATGATATATTTTGATGCTGAATTCTGGGTTTATCGCATTACCTGGCTGTTTGTGTTGGGGTTGCGGCTTATGTTCAGATGAATAACCTGACTTAATCTGAATTGTAGTTACTTAACCGTGAACATTGCGCAGTATCAATTTAGCCGTGTAAAAGTATATTTCGAATGCTATAACGATCTTACCTTCTTCTGCTGTTTGGTGGGTATCACTATGTTAAGGCATATTAGTGTAAGGACTTTTATTATTTTATTTTTGCTTTTCTCTTTTATTCTCATGGAAGCTTTGGTGATCATTCTCTCAAAAAATGCCACCCTGATTATGACTACCTCAGTTGTTTCCATTACTTCGCTGGCATTACTTTGGCTGTATATGACGCAATATTTAGTGACGCCGATTAATACTGTTAAAAAAAGTATAGAAGAGGTAACCTCAGGAAATCTTTCTATTGTTATTCCTGAATTTGGAAATAACTGCGCCGGTCGCTTAATACCCGGAATCAACTCACTTTCTGCCAGCATTGCTACCTTAGTCAGAGAAATTCGCTCCTCTTCGGATTCTGCCCTCAATCTTTCGGCTGAACTGGCCACGCGTAGCGCTGACCTCTCCGTTAAAACCGAGGAGCAATCTGCTGCACTGGTACAGACCGCCTCCAGCATGGAACAAATGGCTTCCAGCACCAAAAATAATGCCGACAATACGCGCATCGCCAGCACCCGCGCTAAAGATGCGACCAGCTGTGCGTTAAAAGGCGGGGATTTAATGGGGCTGGTAGCGAAAAATATGCAGTCAATTACCGAATGCGCCAATCAGATGACGGAGATTATTTCGATTATTGACGGTATCGCTTTCCAGACCAATATTCTGGCGCTCAATGCGGCGGTAGAGGCAGCGCGAGCAGGCGATCACGGGAAGGGGTTCTCCGTAGTGGCCGGTGAGGTGCGTAGCCTTGCGCATCGCAGCGCTGAGGCGGCGAAAAATATCAAATCCCTGATTGCCGAAACGACAGATAACGTGACGCAGGGTGCGACAGTGGTGAACGAAGCAGAACAAAACATGCATGATATTGTTTCTGGCGCGAGCGTGGTCAGTAAGTTGATGGATGAAATTGCCGTCACGACGTTGCAACAGGAAAAAGGCATTTCGCAGATCACCCTGGCGTTAGCAGAGTTAGAAAAAGTGACACAGAGCAACGTCACCACGGTTGATGAACTTGCCGGTTCCTCTGACGTACTGAAACATCAGGTCGAGGAGTTACAAAAACGGACCGGTAAATTCCGTTTGATCGAGGGCGCTCCGGCAGCACGCGTGGCAGCGGAGACCGCGTTGCCGCCGGAAAAACAGCGCCAGCGCGTCAAAACGCCGGTTTTGCAGAATCAGGAAAATTACTGGCACTCCTTCTGAAGATCTCTGTACTGAACAACAAGGCCCGGGAAACCGGGTTTTTTATTTGCAGTTTGCGTGAATTTGTTAACAAATTCAGCGTGATGATTGCTTAAGATTCTCATCCGGCTAGACTGACAGCAATACCTTGCTGATTTTGGAGGCGCTGTGGAAGCATTAAAAGGCTCCGGGGTGAATGTCCCGGATGCGGTTTTTGCGTGGCGGCTGGATGGAAAAGGGGGCGTTAAGCCGCTCGAAGATGATGACATTATTACTGAACAAACACCGTGCTGGGTGCATCTGAATTATACCAATCAGGAGAGTGCACAGTGGCTGGCCTCAACGCCGTTGCTGCCGAACAGTGCGCGTGATGCGCTTTCCGGAGAAAGTACGCGTCCACGCGTTAACCGGTTGGGTGAGGGGACGCTCATTACGCTGCGCTGCATTAACGGCAGCACTGATGAACGACCCGACCAGCTCGTGGCCGTGCGGTTATACATGGATTCGCGGATGATTGTCTCCACGCGTCAGCGTAAAGTTATGGCGCTGGATGATGTGGTCAGGGATCTGGAAGAGGGTTCCGGCCCAACGGATAGCGGCGCCTGGCTGGTGGATGTTTGCGATGCGTTGACCGATCATGCCAGCGAATTTATTGAATCCTTGCACGACAGGATTATCGATCTGGAAGATAACCTGCTCGATCAGCAAATTCCTCCGCGGGGAATTCTGGCGTTGCTGCGCAAACAGTTAATTGTTATGCGCCGCTATATGGCGCCGCAGCGTGATGTCTTTTCACGGCTGGCCAGTGAACGTCTGGCGTGGATGAGTGACGATCAGCGCCGTCGGATGCAGGATATCGCCGATCGCCTCGGGCGTGGCCTGGATGAGATCGATGCCTGCATTGCACGTACGGCAGTGATGACGGATGAGATTACGCAGGTGATGCAGGAGTCGCTGGCGCGACGCACGTATACCATGTCGTTGATGGCAATGGTGTTTTTGCCGAGTACCTTTCTTACTGGCTTGTTTGGCGTCAATCTGGGCGGCATTCCGGGAGGCGGTTGGCAATTCGGCTTTTCGATCTTCTGCGTGATGTTGGTGGTACTGATCGGCGGTGTTACCTGGTGGTTGCATCGTAGTAACTGGCTGTAAAATTTCACTTTTTTAACATTTTTTGAACATAAAAACGCCAGATAGTTTGAGCGAGGTCAATAAATACAATACCTATTCAGGGCAATATTTCTCTCGCAGGTGAATGCAACGTCAAGCGATGGGCGTTGCGCTCCATATTGTCTTACTTCCTTTTTTGAATTACTGCATAGCACAATTGATTCGTACGACGCCGACTTAATGAGTCGGCTTTTTTTTGCCTCTTTTTTACCTGCGACTACCCTTAACAAGGTATCTCACGTAAAGGAGGCGATGATGAATACACGCAATTCCTCATATCCCAGCGATCCGGTTCCGACCGATCCGATCCCGATTCCCGATCCCATTCCCCATCCGCAACCGATGCCGGACCCGCCGCCGGATGAAGAACCCATTAAGATGTCGCGTAAACAGGGCAGATCTGAGAGGATACGCGCCTGCTGATCTCAGCCCTTTTATCGCGAGACTTTATTGTGACCGCTTTTTCAACCTTAAATGCTTTGCCCGCCGCCCAGATCGAGAATCTTAACGATCTGGGCTATCTCTCTATGACTCCAGTCCAGGCCGCTGCGCTGCCTGCCATTCTCGCCGGAAAAGATGTCCGCGTGCAGGCAAAAACAGGCAGTGGCAAAACGGCGGCGTTTGGGCTGGGCTTATTGCAACATATTGATGCCAGCCGATTTCAGACGCAGTCATTGATTTTATGCCCGACGCGTGAGCTGGCCGATCAGGTCGCCAGCGAGTTACGCCGCCTGGCGCGCTATATGCCCAATATCAAAGTGCTGACTCTCTGCGGCGGCCAGCCATTTGGTGCGCAGCGCGATTCATTACAACATGCGCCGCACATTATTGTTGCCACGCCGGGGCGTTTGCTCGATCACCTGCAAAAAAACACCGTTACCCTGGATAACCTGCAAACGCTGGTCATGGACGAAGCCGATCGCATGCTCGACATGGGATTCAGCGAGGCGATTGATGACGTTATCCGTTTTGCGCCTGCCTCACGGCAGACCCTGCTGTTTTCAGCCACCTGGCCGGAAGCGATTGCCGCCATCAGTGGCCGCGTCCAGCGCGACCCGGAAACCATTGAAATCGATAGCGTCGATGCGCTGCCCGCCGTTGAACAGCAGTTCTTCGAGGTTTCCCGTCAGGGCAAAGCCGCACTGTTGCAAAAGCTCTTAAGCGAGCACCGTCCGGCTTCCTGTGTGGTGTTCTGTAATACCAAAAAAGATTGTCAGGAAGTGTGCGATGCGCTGAACGCCGCGGGGCAGAACGCACTGGCGCTGCATGGCGATCTGGAGCAGCGCGACCGCGATCAAACACTGGTGCGTTTTGCCAACGGTAGCGCGCGCGTGCTGGTGGCGACCGATGTCGCTGCGCGTGGTCTCGACATTAAATCGCTCGAGCTGGTGGTGAACTACGAACTGGCATGGGATCCGGAAGTACACGTACACCGTATCGGACGTACTGCGCGCGCGGGTAATAGCGGCCTGGCAATCAGTTTCTGTGCGCCGGAAGAGGCACAGCGCGCCAATATTCTCGCGGAAATGCTGCAACTGAAGCTGAACTGGTGCAACGCACCAGCTAACGTCAAAGTGGTGCCGCTGGAAGCGGAAATGGCCACGCTGTGCATTGATGGCGGTAAAAAAGCCAAAATGCGTCCCGGCGATGTGCTGGGCGCGCTGACCGGCGATATGGGGCTGGATGGCGCGGACATCGGTAAAATCACCGTGCATCCGGCGCATGTTTATGTGGCTGTTCGCCAGAGTGTGGCGCGTCAGGCGTGGAAGCAGTTGCAGAACGGGAAGATTAAAGGCAAGAGCTGCCGCGTACGGCTGTTGTA
Above is a genomic segment from Kosakonia radicincitans DSM 16656 containing:
- a CDS encoding putative bifunctional diguanylate cyclase/phosphodiesterase, with product MLYVSWDPILVGISFLVAFIASFVALDSAGKVLNSEPRSALFWRISGGATLGMGIWSMHFVGMLAMKMPIMMHYDFELTILSFVIALLASTLSLNIAVSSHTLPIKRLIFATLVLGSGVVSMHYIGMAAMMSFVSIYWNIPLVALSIVIAIASAWVALWLAFSLRQNTHGVFINRVFASLVMGIAICAMHYTGMSAATFSNDGLGIIVRSDAIHIMSRGVGEQGLSLWVATTTLVIFGIMLFISMIDSQLRTARLTDSLRQLNLQLEKQAHYDPLTGLANRIQLDILLDSCLNRAAEEQTTFALIYMDLDRFKLVNDAWGHHIGDRLLVVVAERLSACINDKMSLARLGGDEFTLLVPQTSEEEVDALIRRLIATIQHPFYELSHVINVSLSAGVSFYPEHGENAHELKLKADTAMYSVKQEGRNGWAIYHAGMAQKTADAPQFLQDLSQALTRNQFELWYQPQYTAPEQTLAGFEALLRWRHPQQGVLQPATFLPMLEKTGLILSVGQWVIESACRQLHYWNTQGFPHLTLAINLSPSQFEQHDIYEQVTDALTRYRVDPTRLTLEITENTALKNLERSVHLLTQFAQLGITVAIDDFGTGYSNMLMLKKLPATELKIDKSFVKDIRENSRNVKIVSTIIDIAHSMNMRVVAEGIETAEQHALLTNMGCAFLQGFLFARPQPVEKISALLKHKPFALSLECSEPSQKKPA
- a CDS encoding methyl-accepting chemotaxis protein; protein product: MLRHISVRTFIILFLLFSFILMEALVIILSKNATLIMTTSVVSITSLALLWLYMTQYLVTPINTVKKSIEEVTSGNLSIVIPEFGNNCAGRLIPGINSLSASIATLVREIRSSSDSALNLSAELATRSADLSVKTEEQSAALVQTASSMEQMASSTKNNADNTRIASTRAKDATSCALKGGDLMGLVAKNMQSITECANQMTEIISIIDGIAFQTNILALNAAVEAARAGDHGKGFSVVAGEVRSLAHRSAEAAKNIKSLIAETTDNVTQGATVVNEAEQNMHDIVSGASVVSKLMDEIAVTTLQQEKGISQITLALAELEKVTQSNVTTVDELAGSSDVLKHQVEELQKRTGKFRLIEGAPAARVAAETALPPEKQRQRVKTPVLQNQENYWHSF
- the zntB gene encoding zinc transporter ZntB, producing MEALKGSGVNVPDAVFAWRLDGKGGVKPLEDDDIITEQTPCWVHLNYTNQESAQWLASTPLLPNSARDALSGESTRPRVNRLGEGTLITLRCINGSTDERPDQLVAVRLYMDSRMIVSTRQRKVMALDDVVRDLEEGSGPTDSGAWLVDVCDALTDHASEFIESLHDRIIDLEDNLLDQQIPPRGILALLRKQLIVMRRYMAPQRDVFSRLASERLAWMSDDQRRRMQDIADRLGRGLDEIDACIARTAVMTDEITQVMQESLARRTYTMSLMAMVFLPSTFLTGLFGVNLGGIPGGGWQFGFSIFCVMLVVLIGGVTWWLHRSNWL
- the ynaL gene encoding proline-rich small protein YnaL, which translates into the protein MMNTRNSSYPSDPVPTDPIPIPDPIPHPQPMPDPPPDEEPIKMSRKQGRSERIRAC
- the dbpA gene encoding ATP-dependent RNA helicase DbpA, with amino-acid sequence MTAFSTLNALPAAQIENLNDLGYLSMTPVQAAALPAILAGKDVRVQAKTGSGKTAAFGLGLLQHIDASRFQTQSLILCPTRELADQVASELRRLARYMPNIKVLTLCGGQPFGAQRDSLQHAPHIIVATPGRLLDHLQKNTVTLDNLQTLVMDEADRMLDMGFSEAIDDVIRFAPASRQTLLFSATWPEAIAAISGRVQRDPETIEIDSVDALPAVEQQFFEVSRQGKAALLQKLLSEHRPASCVVFCNTKKDCQEVCDALNAAGQNALALHGDLEQRDRDQTLVRFANGSARVLVATDVAARGLDIKSLELVVNYELAWDPEVHVHRIGRTARAGNSGLAISFCAPEEAQRANILAEMLQLKLNWCNAPANVKVVPLEAEMATLCIDGGKKAKMRPGDVLGALTGDMGLDGADIGKITVHPAHVYVAVRQSVARQAWKQLQNGKIKGKSCRVRLL